Within the Dermacentor silvarum isolate Dsil-2018 chromosome 8, BIME_Dsil_1.4, whole genome shotgun sequence genome, the region gacgcacaaaaccaaattatagaaatttgtgatgacatcaaagaaagcttagattcaaaagcaggctgcttctccatacttcctgacgaaacgacggacatcgctggaatcgaacagcctactgtttctgcaaggtacctaaacaagtatgccaacgacatcgagggagtgttttaggttttagcaccggaatagatgcccatctctcactgcgacagcaggttctatgtaaatgtgtaaatactgctgcagcttctagtcacccttccagtgaccactgccagcgcagagagaatatttttttaacaagagtttactaaaaaactacttgcgctctacaatgtctgtggaacgcatggttaggctggcgcttctatacacccacagagacgtcggcatcaacgtgtccgaagtcattgaccactgcgctcaactttcccgccgagagaagtttgtcgtttagatagcgaagcagcaaaatacaaattttacttgcagcaatgcaagtaaaaagtactgttccttcaggtccataaattcttaattatgaaaacgtatgaccgctcattagcttttaaaaccgcagaaattttcgccgtttattttagcagttagcatcatgatcacaattatcacgcgaatacaaaaattacgaggatactaataaacaattttgaccgaccttgctcattgaaagcccggcccacgcggcgttcaccaaaaacactcggatattgggtagttcaacttaccgcatcatctgtggccttcgtttgtccttttctttccttttcagctacctgcttttatttcttttttgaaacgaaggaataccctcctttaattttgggtgcagaataattgttggcgttgtgcaggcagttaaattacacattttcgtactgatttattcattattcctctattattctacccacatggcactgtcgcgaccgcttcATGGCCCAAGttcatatcacgatttctgcgatcatagttatgttcttgccaggatcatctgtctttctgtgcgcaaagtttactatctgtgactgagcaacatgtttatttgtcgtatttgacgcattatatacactgacgtttgcttaaatacgtagatttattggagactcatacgtatttttaaatatcttattgcaaggttttgtgtatacaagcagtgaactttgtttctagcgactctttttttgccctttagcgagttgtatcttcgctattgtatattccattctatcttcgcatttctaatatatactttgcagaactcccactttttatttgtactcactgctgcgagtattatctcggtgtaattacaatacacgacgaattacagctgctcctgcgcaatcgtttgcaacgagggatagcgtcattgaggtttcttcctggccgttgcatatgtagaaaaatgtaaacaaggttctcgaatgacaaagattcatcaaaatatttgtcctcaacttattcatttcatggcctttacgtttttcatataagctgcatgcactgctttgctggtttcgaactgatattgacccttttcgcggcaatcccgtgggcgctgccatatttgatcacctggtgacgcgtccattgcttgcctcaactgcctccgttgcctccttgtttacaatggaagtgtatgacgccggtgcggcttagaaaacctctgttttcggagatatcgtagacggtgactaggtggacgacacgaagctttgatcacagcttcagagaacatgcaaaagcgctttcggagctgattgagctatgtccaaacggcgcaggcagtttatatgatgcttcttctaaaagcggggctaaatatgcattccaagctttgcgattatgaattcagtcaggattagtgtgttttgctctttgttctttattcggaaaatattttgaagcagtggcttgtcagtttctgactcagtgaagttcctcggtgcggccactatcagattattttctgcctaatcgctcgcgggtgtgctcagtttcgaatccgatagatttgttcttgctgcgcacaaggcttgaaacgtggctgttttgtacattgtaataccttgtagcaaatatatattacagctagtaacttgcttactcttgtggaccgtcacgaaacattcagcttcgaccattggtgcgccataggtgtagtccgtcatttattgtgtgtatacagtgcgcatatattcaagtgtgcgtcgattcacttattcttgatacgtcggcgatagagtgggcgtaagttttcctgccatttggacagatgtgtatagataacgtgcgcgaaacttactatgacaggaagcggcgctactccctttgtcattgtttaacgagtggtactcactgtttccgacgttctggggatgaagccttttctttgaaggttagcgatacaaggctggcggatgagcaaatttctgtatcctcgaggaaagccgcacatcacgaagtgccggtaacacgttcggacagtttcagcagcggtccgcgaacttggccatacagattcattctattccttaacatgtcagtcactatttttgcagccacctactgcacacgtcttcagtccacatgattcaatctagcatgattggagcacagtgtgttggcgaaaactcagttgtatttccgacagctgatcgcacagaagcaaggtagaatcggtaatggtttcgtattcgtgcgcggtcgctgaggagaggtatggcgcgccgccgtgagcgccatctcgtttctctaaaacaaactgctccgcgaaaagggtcaatagttctaacgttcatgtgatgttttctttacttattaattagacaaaaaaacacggaagcattgatatcagttatttctgccacaattttggggacatacggatatattctgttatgaaaacatacatattttaatggacattgcatagcgttcaataattcgtttgcagcatctaatatacaatgaaattggcaatgcagttattattaatgcatttgatccctcgacaaattctataaggaggaggccgcgctgcaacctgagccccccccccccccccccccgaaccaaatttctggctacgccactggttaaTGCAGgtaattcagggaggcataaagttttgctaatccaataggttcgggaataccagattagattgtaccttctatgctttccttgcactttcttattttggtcaaataagctagtttgaaatggctccagttagcatgctctaacattggtctaatataggttacgtacatgactagcttaacagactgggatgctggctttcatttccagggaaggaatcatagcacctgctccagttgcatatgtttttggttatcaggggtattcagcctcactttaaggataacgtgctgaagcaggtagaagcacacgcatgccattagtggatagtttcgatagcttcttaccttacacttgccaccatgaatacaaaattttagcgttcgattttgttattaaacaaacaaacgtactcctagcaaggtattttaatgttagccgtgtggctacgcggctgcgctacgtactgcagcatattaacttaagcttcttgatacagattcacagcacactaacagcgcaagaaacaggacgagaaaatagacgacgcccatgtctgccagaatgatacgatactacgtacacaagtgactgcagctcctaaaaaatgtgctgtcggcttttacgcctttcgaaatattcggagagcacttgtatgaataattacagcacaggcgccgagacggacgagccaggctggcgctaagataaacgttcacaacacaaattccattgcacgttcagtaattacacacagatcaattgcggctttgttcaggggcagacgtgagcttttgggttggtgcttgctgctaagtctggtgcaagaatattgctaggagcaggaaccactaatgcgcaattacgagcaatacacacatatccgtttttcagaagctgacgttaatcacgggtagcgcgagggtctctgcgttgacatgacgactccgccgaatcccgaatactgcatatgcgatgacaacagctataggggcttgttgataggtcctcttgcaatttgtttaaccgcaggtagaacgacaaaggcataaaacacacacgagacatcacacaacgctgaacgaccacctgcgaacagctgtttacgtccgccatttctcctcgtattgaacttcacaaaccgctgttgcgcactccaaaacaaacaaaactttgaagcgttttaaaattacaaaacgcacgtattatttggtcctaataaagagaggtcaattatattataacgcgcacgtctttttcattacattaaacgaatttatgcggcgtgtgcgacaaaatctggcagcaagcaaccctgggcgtcgcataatcgcattgttgacatcgcaccatgtgaaacagccttgagcctcgctcgcatgacgtcatggcaaggattcgcgcctgtcgtctgctacagttcaggctgcgtccgggcgccttctgcagtgtttccgtttgttcgctctcgttccctatgCTAGTACACATATGAAGGTTCTCTCAAACATATTTTTACGATGTCTTCGttcgtcaaaatttattgaaagagctTATTTCTTATACaccaatatatttctcaaagacAACGTTACATTGCCAGCCAAGGGAGCTCAGTCCAAAGCGGTGCGAGTTTTTCATTcgcagttctacactctgcagcGGTATAGTgcgtggataataaaagcataGACGCGAAAACATGGGATAGAACGATCCagttaagcgaccatacttgccGTGTTGCAACATGCATGTAACAAACGTTGCCTATATATGATTTATTCAACATTTACCTTGACTTTAACCCGCTAAAAATTGTTTGCTCATGACGAGCTGTTCATGGCAAAATATcgaattttcgcatttattcacGCGAGCGTTTGGCAGTAGCACGAGGACTAAACAACACTGTAATATAGATTCTGCCAGTGCCGTTTAAATTTTGAACGGCTTCTGAAAATTAAGCCATTCTTAATCGGTTAATTTTAGGCGGTGGTATTTTTAAGGAAAGGTCATTGAGGCCCCTAAACCGCTATATTATGGCGAGCTGTTTAAGCTGCTTGCCGCACACAAAAAGGCATGGGCCAATGTTTATTTTCTTCTCAGTGCTACGCGCTCTACTCAGTTCAGCAATTCACCGGTGGTTGTTGCTTGGGGAACCGATGCGACCGATCTGCTTGGCGAAACAGACACAGCTGCTCGGTGCAACATTTTGGGCGAAATAGGCCTTttagaccatatggctgcagccaaCAAGAAGCCAAAGCCTCATTCTTTAGTGTTATACGACACATtgaaaatatcagcattcaccgAAGGGGGTAAAAAATCAACCAATTTCATATGAGGCTTGCATATAGTGTCTTCTTTATGAGACGGGTATACGACGGGTGTCTTTCATGGACTGACGCTGCGAGTAGTTCTAAGTTAGTATAGTTAAACACCATTGTGATTCGACACATCGTCATACAAACGGTAGTTAGATTTTTCTCTTTCAGGCAGCCGAAGCTGCTTTCCAGTGCCTCGAGTATATTATAGGCATCTTGAAACTACAGCGCACATAGAAGAAACCAGGACACAgggcaaaggtaacacacaggcacttgtgtcctcgtttcttttGTGCACGTGCGCTGCAGTTTCACAATGAATAGGTactaactcgcccaactttcagtacttctATATTTTAGGCATTTCCAATTGGCGCTGTAAAGCACTGCTTTATGGTTTCAATTTGAAGTTGTAGTGAACGGATGGGTTTCGCGAAGAATGTGTGCCTCGCTATAACGCCTTAACGATAGTCGGGTGCTTTCATTGCGGGAGGTATCTGCCATATTGTCGATAAAGACCGCTTCAGGCCACTATTAAACATTACATCGCTTGTAAAGGCTTGGCTCTTGATTTTAACCAcgacccttttctttcaggtgattgctataCATACATGAAGCGCAGTCGGGTTAAAATCCATGTAGAATGCTTTTTCGGGGCGGCTGTTTCGGAGAACGATGAAAGTAGTAGACAATTTCTTTTGCGTAAAAAATCGGCGCCTatctcttccttttacgcattactACATCGCCCAGATTTGAGTAGAAGATACTAACCAAAGCAATAAGAAGCTTGATGAAAGCGTCGCCGGTATTATCGTATTCTAACATACTAATTAACATATAAAGTTGACACGAAATACGAATATTACTGTTCCGTGTAAAACGATATGTCTGCCATTACTAAGTACTAAAGAAATGCTATGTTTGTAGCGAACCATCTTAAAAATAAAATTCCCCATTCTTTCTACGCAAACTTTTGGACAGACTAGGCGCACCTTTGCTTTGCAAAAGCAGTAACCCCTGcaactctatatagcttcgatatccaagcagcaaattttcaCGATTCCCGCAGTttcgaaaaaagttgtcgcagtttcacctgaaaggcgaagcatcaattgcgatagcaaatttgtagagagctatacggagtaatgatattatatactagctttatcagctgtataaatttggacatgcagcagcaccggcaacacgcagaacggttgtcgacgccgtcggcgttttgcccgcgttcgctcaaaatgcgtgcggcgctggtgactgttgccggagcctctgatataaataggcacttggtgccgcagctaaacgtcgcctccctttcctccccctcccccccctcccccacggcctctcgcgcgtcggaagaaggtgcgtttgctctacatatatggtgattgtaaaggaggaaagagacgcctacttctgcagcccttaagggagcacggcgcagaacgcgcgtttgttctccgccgtgcgttcactctccgtgaaagcgcgcgcccctcgcaccctttcactcgcacatacagcattcggcggcgcgcggcgacgatttcatctccattgacgtcatacggaacctcacggcgacggcgacgccgacggcagaaatctgcttttgagtgtccatataattgctatcgcaataaaagagagtGTACTTTAGGAGTGACAGAGGACACTGGAAAGCACCCAAAACATCCTTGAGAAAGTACGGCTGACGCGCcgcatgcacgaagcgaacgaaCGCGCACGGCAGCCGAACGAGCCGGGGtgagcggcgtcctggccgtgacgtcaccgcgagagggcgccactccaatttCTCGCCGCTAAACGACCCTTTCCTTTCTTCCTTACCCGGCGGCTTGGACGAGCTCTTACTGGAAACATTACAATTGACAAACGCGCCTttcgaactctttgactgcgctccccagagggtttagcgcctttattcgacagcgttgccttctctgccgcattCCTGACTCTGCGACGCTGCTTTCTCTTAGCACGCTTTCAGGTGCTCATTTCCGAGCCTTCCGCTCGcatctcgtgctgaccggcactgccatctcaaccgcacagtctgaatgatttctGGGTAAATCACTGCTATcaatgctacctcgactggcggagagcttcaaacacttagcgacaatgcagctattttccttTGCGCAACGTAGCTCGTATacctgggagctgtccacaactgcactgccctgcctacatggtgctttagcgcacttttctgaccgattggactctacactggtgctcttgtctgacgaatCGGTGTCACTTCtgacttctgcaagagctaccttcgcgacgtactccctggataactgtgccaaatcgtccacagctggcctagctgcttctctagtattccattggcaaagtatctcgtcgcgctcaatccggtccccatcTACGGGCTCCTCAACAACTACGCCATGGTCTACGGATATGGGATCACCTGTGAACGTACATTTAGGCTCACAAAGATCAACCTCTCTTTCTACCATTGGTAGATTCGTGCGTGCTAATGATTCACACTTTCCGTGCACCACTTCTACGGGTGCCTTAGATTTCTGATGCTTCACTTCAAAACCTTGTTCCAATCTTTCAGTCTCTTGATTGAGAGCTTCTATCTCTTCGTATTGTTGCCTAAAGAATGAGGGATTAAAGACAGTCGCATTAAAATACCAGTAAAGTGACGAAAATGTCAAGACAAAATACGGCCTCACATCTGGGCTTCCTTTATTATCTTTCGCATGTTTGCTATTTCGCCACGCTGGCTCAGTTTGTTCCTGTTCGCCAGCCTAATCCCAGTCTTTTCTCCACGTGCACGGCTAATAGAaagtgaacatttttttttcttttcaggacTCTGGCTCACTGGGAAGTTGTTGTAATGTCGCGAAGGAAGCCTTACGCTCAAATCATAGACGGCATCCCGCGCAGTCCTAACTACGACCCGGATCTCTTGAGAGCAGCCCTCGAGTTCAAGGCCCAGAAGGGCGACTTGGTTCTCTCGACGTACCCCAAGAGCGGCACGCACTGGATGCTTTACATCACACAGTTGATCCTAAAAGGAGGTGAACCAGTGAGCGGTTATAGCGAGTTCATCCGCAACATTCGTGTTCTCGGAGTCGTCGGGTTCGACGCTTGGACACCTAGTCTTCCACTCCGCTTGTTTTCCACCCACCTGCCACTGGGCAGCACCACCATGAACAAAGACGCCAAGTACGTCTACGTAGCGCGGAACCCGTGGGACTTGTGCGTCTCTTCCTACCATATGATTAAAAAATTGGGCATTTATCGCTTCCGTGACGGTACCTTCGAGGAACTCTTCGACGCGTTTCTGGAGGGTGACTGCGCTGGCCAGGGAAGCTATTTCGATCACGTAGCGTCAGGTTACGCCTTGAGGGACCAGCCCAACCTGTTCTTCGTTACCTATGAGGAACTCAAGAGGGATACTCGAAGTGTGATTCTGAGACTGGCTAGGTTTCTTGGCGACGATTACGGTGACAAACTGGAAAAGGATGAAGAACTGCTGCAGGAAATTGTTGATCGGTGCGGGAGCGATAACATGAAGCGCGACCTTGAACCTGAATCCAAAGAACACACGGACCCTGATTGGTACAAGGCGACCGCGCGAATTATAGCAGCCAACAGCAGAATTTTTTTGGAGGACGCCAAGCAATTCAGCATCGTCAGGAAGGGTGACGTTGGTGACTGGCAGGGTTATTTTACTCGAGACCAACTGTGGCGCTTAGAAGCTAGGATAAAGCAGTTGGAAGAGCATTCATGCGTAATGGACCTTTGGAAGGACACTCgagcagctgcgctcaaatttatTGCGAATGAATAGAAATAAATGAACGAAGGTTTCGTTTAGTGGTTATCAATGCAATTAAAATAAAACTGTTTCACACAGGAATGTccctggtgttttttttttctttttttgcattacaAAGGCGTTTTTGTCTCTTCGACTGTATGAATATCTCTACAAGTGCAATTAAATAAACACAATTTTAGAATAATAACATTACCTACTTAAAGAAACAACGCTGTCCTGACTGCGCATGCTCCGTACGTTATTGGGTTTCTGTGATTTACGTACGCTATGGTAAAGTACCTTATTAAATGCACGCTATGTTTACGACGCTAAGCAATAGCGTTGTCAAACATGGCTGTAGCTGTTGCTCCCATTTGAGCGTAAATTTACGTGATAGTTACGCAATGGCTGTTCCTAACTATTGAAATAAGCTATGGCTTCCTTTACGTTCACCTGAAACGCCGGTTGTGAGAGCATGCAATGTTAAATTTCTGAGGCAGTTTGGCGATTCTCGTGACTGTAGGTCTGACGAGACTAGCGGGCACAGAAACGACAGGGTCGTTGCCAATGGATTAAATTGGCTTGCATATGTTTGGCGCGAGGCACGAGACAGCGCCCTGTCTTTTAACGTCTGCATTATGTATGTGTTCCCATACGTTGAACGTGTGCGTTAAACTGAATGTCTTGAAGTGATGCGCTCCGTAACCTCTCGCCTATGTCCTTGCGTTTAAGGCGCGCAAGTCCTTGAACGCTATTCGAAAATTGTCTAATTGACAGTTTTAGAATCAACAGCGTGTAATCAACAGTACGCGGTGCGTGCGCGCGTTGCGGGCTTTTGCGGTGAGCTCTCGCGATATCCCATTACTGGTGAGAGCGTCAGATGTCTTGATAAATGGCGGGCGTTAATGTGAGCGATGCGTGTGGTGTTGCTGTGAGCGGCACCATTTTTCAGAATTGTAGATGAGACTTCGTAAAGAAACCTGTCAAATAGGTTGTGGCTTTCTTCCGCGTTGTGAGAACTGCAAATACGTTCCAAGATTCCTCACCTAGCATTTGCATCACATTGCCGGCAATTTGCTAAAGGTGACCGCGACAAGCAGTGAAGGCTTATGCAGCCGGGAAGCGCTTCGTTCTGCATGGTGTACTTTTGGATATTGCTTCGGATAACCGGACCCACAAAGTAAATTTAACGTTCTAATGCCACGCGTTCTGTCCCCCACAAGCTGTTAAGAATCAGCATTTCCCGGGCGTAGCCTGGCGTAGGCTCGCCCATGGCGTCTTTCTCCCGTGTTGCCCTGCCAAAGCTGCACGTCCCGAGCTTTTCTGGCGAGCGACGCGACTGGCAAGGCTTTTGAGACCAGTACCAGGCAAGCATTCACGGCAATGACTCGCTATCGAAGATAGACAAATTTAAATATCTGCTGACGTACCTGTCCAGGTGAGCTACGACAGCAATTCATGGTATGCGCCTCGCCGAGGCGAACTACGAACTGTCTGACCGCTTCGGCCGTCGCGACATGCTGGTCGATGACCATCTGGACCACCTACTGGCAATGACACCTATTCGTAGTTCCGCCGATCTAGACAAGCTTCGAAATCGCTATGACGAGATCACGTTCTTCACCAGCGCAATGGAGAGTCTTGGCGTTTCACCAGATGAGTATGCTGCTGTTCCGCGACGCGTCATCATGAAGGTCTTACCACCTGACCTTGGTATCCTGTACCGGCAGCGGCTGAAGGAGACTTCTTCGTCGAACCACGATGACACTGCAGCGGTTACAGAAGACAAGTCTGAGCAAGTAAAACATCTGATGACCTTCCTGCGAATTCAAGTCGAGGTGAGACCAAGCCAGCTCATCTGCAAGCCAGCGGCATCATCTAGGTGAATCGCGACCACTGGAGATAAATCCGCCCTCTGCAGCGGCTCTATCAACTGAAGTAAGGTCGCCGTACATGCGTCCCTGCCTCCTGCGCAACGCGTCGGACCATACAGTCCATAAGTGCTCCACGTCGCTCACTTCCGAAGAAAACGCAGGAGGCTTCAGGCACGCAGGCGTTGCTTCCGCTGCGCCAAGCGCAACCACGTTGCCAGTGAATGCCGAAGCTCCGGGAATTTGCAATGTGCCCACTGTGCTGGACAACACTTGACATCGCTGTACAACGTATCTACTCCAAGTCAAGAGTAATCAAAGCGTCTGGGCAACGTGTCCGCGCCGTCCGTGCAACGCGCAAGTGGACCGGAGACCATCGACACACCACCTCGAGCAACATCCATGTCTACGAGTGCTACCGGACTCATTGAAGTAGGCCGCATAGTAGTGCCCACGAACTTGTAACGATGgattttttaaattttagttatttatttatttacaatacctacGACGCCCAACGGGCATTATTGTAAGGGGGAGTAAAGAAAAACTGGAATCAGATCAAgccgtacatacatacatacgcggACACTGACAGGCCAACAACACTCATCAGAATACAATACAAGAATACAATACGATTATACATATTAATATGGAAACTATGTAACACATAAGAAACAGACCTCAAAAtccaaaggaaagaaagaagaccaAGCTGCACCAAACAGCTTGGTCACAAAACAGTGCATCAGAAGTTAAACATCAAACGCTGCAGGTCACTAGGGAAGGATGAGGGAGGAGCAGTAACAATATGGTCTGGTAAGTCATTCCAGTCATGAATTGTTTTCGGAAAGAAAGTATACTTAAAAATGTTCACCCTGCACATGTATTCCCAGATTTTCATTGAGGGATCGGTTCGATGAGACACATAAGTTGGGATACAATCccagcagcggcggccgcatttcgatggaggcgaaatgcaaaaacgcccgtgtgcttgcgttgtagtgcaagttaaagaaccccaggtggtcaaaatttatccggagccctccactactccttgcctcatattcagaactggttttggcacgtaaaaccccagaaagaagagacaCATAAGTTGGTGGCTTAATGTACATGTCCTTGTCAACACCGGTTTCGCCCTGGAATATGTCATTAAAAAGACACAATATAAGATATTTCCTCCCGTTCTCAAGTGCTGGCCACCGCAGATCACATAGAATTGTGGTAGGGCTTTTCCGGAAGTCATAGTTGCCAGAAACGAAGCGGGCAGCACGTTTCTGCGCACGCTCAAGCTCATTTATGTTTTGCTTTGCGTAAGGATCACAAGCAGAACAACCATATTGTAAACTTGGACGGACGTTAGTTAGGTATAATAATTATTTGAGTTCAAGCGGGCTTGCGACAAATTCCTTGCAGGCCTAATGACTCTAAGAAAAATATGTAATGAATGTTTCCCTTATTTTTCATCCACAATAAGCTTCTCGATTGCATGCTATGACCAAATGCACAGTTTGCAGACATTGATTTTTCTCTTGGACGCAAGGTGTACAAGTATAAAGAATTCAAAGTGCAAGAAATTATAAACCGGAACATATCTTAACTGTAGAGTGCTTATTTCAATGAATATGCGTTCAATCGGCAAAAAATGTGTAAACACCCAGCAAACCCTACAAGAAGAGCTCTTGCCGAGATGTTGAGAAACGACGATATGAGAACGTAAACAACGCCCTTCATATAGGTTTGTTATCGGTGCCTTATATTTCTGGCCGTATATATGATGTTTGCGTGTCAGATATTCATTATAGGCGTAACTagcgggaggagggggggggggggcagggggcaCGTGCCCCTGACTGTCAAAGTCAAACATGGTGTGACCGaatatgccatttgcccccccccccccccacatacacacacaaaaagacaAACACACCTTCGAAATCGTGCAACTGCGGCCGCACGCTGGAAAGTGCAAGAAAACTACAACTGAAGCGAACTTTTCTTTCTTAATGGAGCGGTTGCGTACTTAATGCTTTTTTTGTAATACCTATCGCCTGCTTGGGAAGCGAGGATTGTCTTTGGCGCATCCACGAGACTCGCCTTAGCGGACGACGCGCAGGATTCGATATACACTCTCACGTTGCGGAGAAGGCCTAGTttgggcagttcccgccctaacatatgtcagcttgcgctactcGCAAGCTGCCCAGTTTTTAGGGATTGCTATATGCGTATTTCAAAACAGAGCCAGCTTGCTATATTCTACCTGCGGGCGAGGGGGAGGTCCGGATGAAGTATTATATTTAGCGGCGCCCAATGACGGCATGAAATTTTTAGATTACCAATTTCTGGAAATATAGAAACTGCATCCAGAGGTAGCCTTCATAGCGCTGCAGTATCATTATCGGATCACTGTCAAAATTCTAATCGAAGCTCTTACATTTATAAGTGTCGAATTtgattgtgtaatcacgacttatcgtatataTGTTCGTGAAAATGGCCTTGATCGAAAGTGCAGAGCAATTTCaaaaccattagaacactgactGGAATTTTGGCaccgccgctgtctatggctaa harbors:
- the LOC125947345 gene encoding sulfotransferase ssu-1-like, whose protein sequence is MSRRKPYAQIIDGIPRSPNYDPDLLRAALEFKAQKGDLVLSTYPKSGTHWMLYITQLILKGGEPVSGYSEFIRNIRVLGVVGFDAWTPSLPLRLFSTHLPLGSTTMNKDAKYVYVARNPWDLCVSSYHMIKKLGIYRFRDGTFEELFDAFLEGDCAGQGSYFDHVASGYALRDQPNLFFVTYEELKRDTRSVILRLARFLGDDYGDKLEKDEELLQEIVDRCGSDNMKRDLEPESKEHTDPDWYKATARIIAANSRIFLEDAKQFSIVRKGDVGDWQGYFTRDQLWRLEARIKQLEEHSCVMDLWKDTRAAALKFIANE